A window of Bacillus sp. 2205SS5-2 genomic DNA:
AAGTAAATACGTATGGTGGCATTAGCGAAGAGGTCACACCCGTTCCCATACCGAACACGGAAGTTAAGCTCTTCTGCGCCGATGGTAGTTGGGGGTTTCCCCCTGTGAGAGTAGGACGTCGCCATGCATTATTAAAAAACAGCCCGAGGGCTGTTTTTTTGTTTTGAACTTGAATTTGAATTTGAACTAAATGAAATCAGATTCTATTCATGAACGGGAGTGAGAGCAGGGAGAAGTAAGGAGGTCAAAAGAGTGAGCGAGAGAATTCCGGAGCGTACAACAACGCACGTGAGAATCAGTACGTCCGAAACTGACGCGGAGATTCGCCCCTGCTGTTCGAACCCGTGCCGATGGAAGTTGGGAGTGCCCCTGTGAGAGTAGGAAGGTCGCCACGGATGTGAAAAAGAGGGAGAAAGGGAAATCTCTCTTACTAAAATCGACAAGTCCTGTGGCAACGCAGCAGTCAGCACATCTATGTTCAAGCCAAGAAGAAGGAAGAAAACGCGTAATCACCTATTTACTATTTCTAAAAATGATTATTCCACTAGCTCAGAATAAGTAATTGTCCTTGTTGAAACACATAACTTTACTAAACGACTAAACCATTCACCTTTGAATTTCCTTCGATTAAATCGATAAGCAAATTCGTCTAAATAAGACTGAAGATGCTTAGGGTCAAGTCCGTGGAACGTTCCACCAATAAATGCTTTTGCATTGGAAAGAACGGTGTGTAATCAGATTAAATGGTCTGGACTTTTTTTGGCATTGTAAACTTGATATTCGTGTTTAAAACCAGCACCAGCAAGGGCTCTATATGAGAAATAGGCATCACTACTAATGGTTGATCCTGGTTCGATTCTTTTCTTGGCAAAATCAATCAAGGTTTCCTCTTTAACATTTGGGATGACTCCATTTTTAGAAAAAGCGGATGCCCCTTTTTGTTTAAGGATAACCCTGCTAGTACCTTGGTTTTGTCCGTTCCACGACCGCGTTTTCCACCTTCAGATGGCGAACCAAAGAAAGCATCGTCTAGCTCTACAATACCAGCTAGTGTGTATTTTGCATCACGTTTTCTCATGGCTCTCCTAATTTTATGAAGCATAAGCCAAGCGGTTTTATACGTTACTTCAAGTTCTTCAGACAGTTTTGTTGCAGATACACTACGTTTATCATGAACGATTAAATAGATGGCTAGAAACCATTTTGTTAAGTCTGCTCTTGTTTTTTCCATTACCGTTCCGACAGTGACAGTTGCTTGGTAACGGCATTGTTTGCATTCATAAAGCTTGTGTGTACGTGTTTTGGTTGCAAAATAGGCATCGTGACCACATCTCTCGCAACTATAACCGTGTGACCACTTTAATGAAAATAGATGGTCATGACAGGCCTCCTCGGTTGAAAACAGTTTTTGAAAAGAAAACAAACTCATTAGTAGGTATTTAGCCATTTTAATCACCCTGTCAAGAATAATGTTAGTCATCATCCTTGACAACCATTCGTTCTATTTAAACATTATTTTGAGTAAAGGGGATACTCATTTTTCTAAATATGTTTTAATACGGAAATAAATTTTATGGTAGGCCAATTTCTGCAAAGTTTGTTGCTTTTCACATCCGTTAATCATCTATGAAATAGTATTGTTCCGAGTCTCAAGCCACTGTAGCTGGATCTGTCTATTTTGATGGAAATCAACATTGAAAAGAAGGATTTAGTCAAAAATCAGGTGAAATAGCCACAATGTATACGAAATGAGCCTATAATAAAAAAGCGACTTAGCGTTGATTGTAGGAAGTACCAAACTAAAATTTTGTAAATTTTAAGTAAGACATACACAGAGTGAAAAAAATCCCATATACTATACTAGTTAAAAACGGTTAATTTTTAGAAATTTGTATACAAATAGAAAATTAGGAAAGACTATTTGTATGGAGGTGGAGAGATGAGGAACCAAAAAAATCATCTATATGGGGAAACTTGTATTATTTGCTCGGACGAAAAGACAAAGGGGATTCACTTGTACACTTCATTTATCTGTTTTGATTGTGAAAGAGCCATGATTCATTCTGAAACAAAAGATCCCGATTATAGTTTTTATGTTCATCAACTTAAGAAAGTAACGACTCCACATATTCCTTCGTAATGCCGAGCAAACAAGATTGCTTGGTTTTTTTTCGCCTTCTTTCAATCTATCATCGGGTGTACAATAATGGGAAGAGTTATAGAAAGGGAGAAGCATAGTGAATCAAAAAAATACACCATTATATTCAGCAATTCAAAAACATATCGAGAAAAGAAGCTTCTCTTTTCATGTTCCAGGTCATAAAAATGGGCGAGTTGGTTGGGAAGGATCTCATTTTAAGCAGTTTCTTCCGTTTGATGTCACAGAAATAAGTGGACTAGACGATTTGCATGCTCCACAAGAAGCCATTAAAGATGGGGAAGACCTTCTGAGAAAGTTTTACGGTGCAAAAACCAGTTGTTTTTTAGTAGGAGGAAGCACGGTAGGGAATTTAGCAATGATATTAGCTAGTTGTGGTGCTGGGGATACGGTATTAGTCCAACGTAATTGTCATAAATCAATTATCAATGGATTAAAACTAGCCAAAGCGTTGCCTGTTTTTCTTCAGCCTGAGTGGGATGAAAAAACGATGTCACCAGGAGGTGTATCCCGAGCTACTTTAAAAAAAGCACTTGCTTATCACCCAGAAGCCAAAGCATGCATCTTTACATATCCAACTTACTATGGAACTTGTTATCCCCTTGAAGAGCTTATAGTAGAAGCTCATTTAAATGATGTGCCAGTTTTAGTGGATGAGGCCCATGGACCGCATTTACAGCTTGAGCAAGTTTCGTTCTCATCTGCACTTCAAGCGGGAGCGGATATTGTGGTGCAGTCTGCCCATAAAATATTACCGGCTATGACA
This region includes:
- a CDS encoding sigma factor G inhibitor Gin, with the translated sequence MRNQKNHLYGETCIICSDEKTKGIHLYTSFICFDCERAMIHSETKDPDYSFYVHQLKKVTTPHIPS